Proteins from a single region of Pseudomonas fulva:
- the treS gene encoding maltose alpha-D-glucosyltransferase: protein MADEQQINWLVEQSMLHAARQRTRLYSGQARLWQQPYALARPRSVTAVASVWLAVYPASIITSPDGSVLQALGDERLWSALSELGVQGIHTGPLRRSGGLQGREYTPTVDGNFDRISLEIDPRFGSEEELVHLSRVAAAHNAVTIDDSIPSHTGKGADFRLAEMAYGDYPGLYHMVEIAEADWELLPPLPEGRDSVNLSPATVDALRDKHYIVGQLQRVIFFEPGVKETDWSATGEITGVDGKVRRWVYLHYFKEGQPSLNWLDPTFAAQQLVTGESLHAIDVIGSRVLRLDANGFLGVERRSQGNAWSESHPLSLTGNQLLAGMIRKAGAFSFQELNLTLDDIAAMSQGGADLSYDFITRPAYQHALLTGEVEFLRLMLQQMHDFGIDPASLIHALQNHDELTLELVHFWTLHANDTYVFRGQSLPGSILREHIRGEMYERLTGEHAPYNLKFVTNGVACTTVSIITAALGIRDLSTITDADIEQIRRVHLLLLMFNAMQPGVVALSGWDLVGALPLEAEQVAELIADGDTRWINRGGYDLVDLDPEALLSAEGLPRSRQLYGSLAEQLQDPQSFASQARRLFAARRSHGVASSRQIAVPVTQHPALLIMVHELPAGRGIQVTALNFGAEPLSEVITLEHVEPGPVVDIIHERLLGDLSAEGELHIQLEPYEGLALRIASMAPGIAPLDG, encoded by the coding sequence ATGGCAGATGAACAACAGATCAACTGGCTGGTCGAGCAGTCCATGCTGCACGCCGCCCGCCAGCGCACGCGCCTGTATTCGGGCCAGGCCCGCCTGTGGCAGCAACCCTACGCACTGGCCCGGCCACGCAGCGTTACCGCGGTAGCCTCGGTGTGGCTGGCGGTCTATCCGGCCTCGATCATCACCTCGCCCGATGGCTCGGTGCTGCAGGCGCTCGGCGACGAACGCCTGTGGTCGGCGCTTTCCGAACTGGGTGTACAGGGCATCCACACCGGGCCGCTGCGCCGCTCGGGTGGTTTGCAGGGGCGTGAATACACGCCCACCGTCGACGGCAATTTCGACCGCATCAGCCTGGAGATCGACCCGCGCTTCGGCAGCGAGGAAGAGCTAGTGCACCTCAGCCGTGTCGCCGCGGCCCACAATGCGGTGACCATCGACGACTCGATCCCTTCGCATACCGGCAAGGGTGCGGATTTCCGTCTGGCGGAAATGGCCTATGGCGACTATCCCGGCCTCTATCACATGGTGGAGATCGCCGAGGCCGACTGGGAGCTGCTGCCACCGCTGCCCGAGGGCCGCGACTCGGTGAACCTGTCACCGGCCACGGTCGACGCCCTGCGTGACAAGCACTACATCGTCGGCCAGCTGCAGCGGGTGATCTTCTTCGAACCGGGCGTCAAGGAAACCGACTGGAGTGCCACCGGTGAGATCACCGGGGTCGACGGCAAGGTGCGGCGCTGGGTGTACCTGCACTACTTCAAGGAAGGCCAGCCGTCCCTGAACTGGCTGGACCCGACCTTCGCCGCCCAGCAACTGGTCACCGGTGAGTCGCTGCACGCCATCGACGTGATCGGCTCGCGTGTGCTGCGCCTGGATGCCAACGGCTTTCTCGGCGTCGAGCGGCGCAGCCAGGGCAATGCCTGGTCGGAGAGCCACCCGCTGTCGCTGACCGGCAACCAGTTGCTCGCCGGCATGATCCGCAAGGCCGGGGCGTTCAGCTTCCAGGAACTGAACCTGACCCTGGACGACATTGCCGCCATGTCCCAGGGCGGCGCCGACCTGTCCTACGACTTCATCACCCGGCCGGCCTACCAGCACGCCTTGCTGACCGGCGAGGTGGAGTTCCTGCGCCTGATGCTGCAGCAGATGCACGATTTCGGCATCGACCCGGCGTCGCTGATCCATGCCCTGCAGAACCATGACGAACTGACCCTCGAACTGGTGCACTTCTGGACTCTGCATGCCAACGACACCTACGTGTTCCGCGGCCAGAGCCTGCCGGGCAGCATCCTGCGCGAGCATATTCGCGGCGAGATGTACGAGCGCCTGACCGGCGAACACGCGCCCTACAACCTGAAATTCGTCACCAACGGCGTGGCCTGCACCACGGTGAGCATCATCACCGCGGCACTGGGCATTCGCGACCTGAGCACCATCACCGACGCCGATATCGAGCAGATCCGCCGCGTGCACCTGCTGCTGCTGATGTTCAACGCCATGCAGCCCGGTGTGGTGGCGCTGTCGGGCTGGGACCTGGTCGGCGCCTTGCCCCTGGAGGCCGAGCAGGTGGCCGAGCTGATCGCCGACGGCGACACGCGCTGGATCAACCGCGGCGGCTATGACCTGGTCGACCTCGACCCCGAGGCGCTGCTGTCCGCCGAAGGCCTGCCCCGTTCCCGCCAGCTCTACGGCAGCCTCGCCGAGCAGCTGCAGGACCCGCAGTCGTTCGCCTCCCAGGCGCGTCGGCTGTTCGCGGCGCGGCGCTCCCACGGCGTGGCGTCCAGCCGGCAGATCGCCGTACCGGTCACCCAGCACCCGGCGCTGTTGATCATGGTGCATGAGTTGCCTGCCGGCCGCGGCATCCAGGTCACGGCGCTGAACTTCGGCGCCGAGCCGCTCAGCGAGGTGATCACCCTGGAGCACGTCGAGCCGGGGCCGGTGGTGGACATCATCCATGAGCGGTTGCTGGGCGATCTGTCCGCCGAAGGTGAACTGCATATCCAGCTCGAGCCTTACGAAGGGCTGGCGTTGCGTATCGCCAGCATGGCGCCTGGCATCGCGCCACTGGACGGCTGA
- the epsC gene encoding serine O-acetyltransferase EpsC: protein MNGEFAIRNDDGADAEYCSRPINWELGQTVAGLRAARAEWRNRSGRHTELGGRELPSRQAMAAILTGLCGALFPMRLGPSALREESEDYYVGHTLDRALNALVAQVRMELRYAARQRGEPGDDVDSRAVAVVRDFAAALPALRRLLDQDVVAAYNGDPAARSVDEVLLCYPGVLAVIYHRLAHHLYRAGLPLLARIAAETAHGATGIDIHPGAQIGHSFFIDHGTGVVIGETAVIGNHVRIYQAVTLGAKRFTSDESGQLHKGQPRHPIVEDDVVIYAGATILGRITIGKGSVIGGNVWLTRSVEPGSNVSQASAEQRGC, encoded by the coding sequence ATGAACGGCGAGTTTGCCATCCGCAACGACGATGGCGCCGATGCTGAATACTGTTCCCGCCCCATCAACTGGGAGCTGGGGCAGACCGTGGCCGGCCTGCGCGCCGCGCGTGCCGAATGGCGTAACCGCTCTGGCCGGCACACGGAGCTGGGTGGCCGCGAGTTGCCTTCGCGCCAAGCCATGGCGGCAATCCTGACGGGCCTGTGTGGTGCGCTGTTTCCGATGCGCCTCGGGCCCTCGGCGCTGCGCGAGGAAAGCGAAGATTATTACGTTGGTCATACCCTGGATCGTGCGCTCAACGCCCTGGTGGCACAGGTACGCATGGAGCTGCGTTATGCGGCGCGTCAGCGCGGTGAGCCCGGTGATGACGTGGATAGCCGGGCGGTTGCCGTCGTGCGCGACTTCGCCGCCGCATTACCGGCCCTGCGCCGCCTGCTCGATCAGGATGTGGTGGCCGCCTACAACGGTGACCCGGCGGCGCGCAGCGTCGATGAGGTGCTGTTGTGCTATCCCGGCGTGCTGGCGGTTATCTACCACCGCCTGGCGCACCATCTGTACCGCGCCGGCCTGCCGTTGCTGGCCCGTATCGCCGCGGAGACCGCCCACGGTGCGACCGGCATCGACATCCACCCGGGTGCGCAGATCGGCCACAGCTTCTTCATCGACCATGGCACCGGCGTGGTGATCGGCGAGACGGCGGTCATCGGCAACCACGTGCGCATCTACCAGGCGGTGACCCTGGGCGCCAAGCGCTTCACCAGCGACGAGAGCGGCCAGCTGCACAAGGGGCAGCCGCGTCACCCGATCGTCGAGGACGACGTGGTGATCTACGCCGGTGCCACCATCCTGGGGCGCATCACCATCGGCAAGGGCTCGGTAATCGGCGGTAACGTCTGGTTGACGCGCAGCGTCGAGCCAGGGAGTAATGTGTCCCAGGCCAGTGCTGAGCAGCGGGGTTGCTGA
- a CDS encoding metal ABC transporter solute-binding protein, Zn/Mn family → MTHRLHHLGLALLLSLPGLALAKDVTVLVSQPITFGLASDLLDGTQVQIERAAPANLPASRQVSYFAGRGAAALQKVAVDADAAIALRSLWAEDPLYPMARRSNIRIVEIDAARPVDGALPGIAIQAESAGDNDLASHPWLAINNMGRMADVMAADLVRLAPDAKGKVEQNLATLKQRLLKLNAHSERELAKADNLSVYSLSDRLDYLVSGLNLDLVSSDSRDDRDWDADALKSLTSALKADDVALVLAHRNPPEPVAEAVKAAGVALLVLATDSDDPVAELEGNVNALVKALAQ, encoded by the coding sequence ATGACCCATCGACTTCACCACCTGGGCCTTGCCCTGCTCCTCAGCCTGCCGGGCCTGGCCCTCGCCAAGGACGTCACCGTCCTGGTATCGCAGCCGATCACCTTCGGCCTGGCCAGTGACCTGCTCGACGGCACCCAGGTGCAGATCGAGCGCGCCGCTCCGGCCAACCTGCCGGCGAGCCGCCAGGTGTCCTACTTCGCCGGGCGTGGCGCCGCCGCGCTGCAGAAGGTCGCCGTCGATGCCGACGCGGCCATCGCCCTGCGCTCGCTGTGGGCCGAAGACCCGCTCTACCCCATGGCCCGGCGCAGCAATATCCGCATCGTCGAGATCGATGCCGCCCGCCCGGTGGATGGCGCCCTGCCGGGTATCGCCATCCAGGCCGAAAGTGCCGGCGACAACGACCTGGCCAGCCACCCCTGGCTGGCGATCAACAACATGGGCCGCATGGCCGACGTGATGGCCGCCGACCTGGTGCGCCTGGCACCGGACGCCAAGGGCAAGGTCGAGCAGAACCTGGCCACCCTCAAGCAGCGCCTGCTCAAGCTCAACGCCCACAGCGAGCGCGAGTTGGCCAAGGCCGACAACCTGTCGGTGTACAGCCTCAGTGATCGCCTGGACTACCTGGTCAGCGGCCTCAACCTCGACCTCGTCAGCAGCGACAGCCGCGATGACCGCGACTGGGATGCCGACGCCCTGAAGTCCCTGACCAGCGCCCTGAAAGCCGATGACGTGGCCCTGGTGCTGGCCCATCGCAACCCGCCCGAGCCGGTGGCCGAAGCGGTGAAGGCCGCCGGCGTAGCGCTGCTGGTACTGGCGACCGACAGCGACGATCCGGTCGCCGAACTGGAAGGCAACGTCAACGCGCTGGTCAAGGCCCTGGCCCAATAA
- a CDS encoding metal ABC transporter permease, translating into MIDYEQFRLLIQGWASAGYLPAALAYGFVVNALLAGLLIGPVLGGLGTLVVVKRFAFFSEAVGHAALTGVAIGILLGEPYTGPYGALFGYALLFGILLNYLRNRTGLAPDTLIGVFLSVSLAMGASLLLVLAGRINVHILENVLFGSVLTVNGTDLLVLLAVGGLVMGLALPLYNRIMLASFNPQLAAVRGVAVKSLDYLFVILVTLITVAAVKVIGAILVGALLVIPAAAARLLSQSLKGFFWLSVLIATVSTLLGILLPIVLDLPIPSGAAIIMIAGIAFALAAIARGVVPSLKGNLG; encoded by the coding sequence ATGATCGACTATGAACAGTTCCGCCTGCTGATCCAGGGCTGGGCCTCGGCCGGCTACCTGCCCGCCGCGCTGGCCTACGGCTTCGTGGTCAACGCCCTGCTGGCCGGCCTGCTGATCGGCCCGGTGCTGGGCGGCCTGGGCACCCTGGTGGTGGTCAAGCGCTTCGCGTTCTTTTCCGAGGCGGTGGGCCATGCCGCGCTGACCGGCGTGGCCATCGGCATCCTGCTCGGCGAGCCCTACACCGGCCCCTACGGCGCCTTGTTCGGCTACGCGCTGTTGTTCGGCATCCTGCTCAACTACCTGCGCAACCGCACGGGCCTGGCGCCGGATACGCTGATCGGGGTGTTCCTGTCGGTGTCCCTGGCCATGGGCGCCAGCCTGCTGCTGGTGCTGGCCGGGCGCATCAACGTGCACATTCTGGAAAACGTACTGTTCGGCTCGGTGCTGACCGTCAATGGCACCGACCTGCTGGTGCTGCTGGCGGTCGGCGGCCTGGTCATGGGCCTGGCGCTGCCGCTGTACAACCGCATCATGCTGGCCAGCTTCAACCCGCAACTGGCGGCGGTACGCGGCGTGGCGGTGAAGAGCCTGGATTACCTGTTCGTGATCCTGGTGACGCTGATCACCGTGGCCGCGGTCAAGGTCATCGGCGCCATTCTGGTCGGGGCCCTGCTGGTGATTCCGGCGGCCGCCGCGCGCCTGCTCAGCCAGTCGCTGAAAGGCTTCTTCTGGCTCTCGGTGCTGATCGCCACCGTCAGCACGCTGCTCGGCATCCTGTTGCCCATCGTGCTGGATCTGCCGATCCCCTCCGGCGCCGCGATCATCATGATCGCCGGTATCGCCTTCGCCCTCGCCGCCATCGCGCGCGGCGTCGTACCAAGCTTGAAAGGGAACCTGGGATGA
- a CDS encoding metal ABC transporter ATP-binding protein, translating to MTAAENLHVTAIGPTLDFQQVSLVLGRTQILDNVSFTVQPGSVHALVGPNGGGKSSLIKTLLGQMPHQGKLSLQWPGAVGTIGYVPQALEFDRGLPMTVDDFMAAMCQRRPAFLGLSKHFSKPIDDALARVGMLEKRKRRMGALSGGERQRVLLAQGLIPAPQLLVLDEPMSALDEAGIQVFERLLGDWRRTGMTVLWIEHDLEAVKRLADRVTGLSRRVLFDAPPAEALTPERLLGLFSTHARTVEAAQP from the coding sequence ATGACCGCGGCGGAAAATCTGCACGTGACGGCCATCGGCCCGACCCTCGACTTTCAGCAGGTCAGCCTGGTGCTGGGGCGCACGCAGATTCTCGACAACGTCAGCTTCACGGTGCAGCCAGGCAGCGTGCACGCCCTGGTCGGCCCCAACGGCGGCGGCAAGAGTTCGCTGATCAAGACCCTGCTCGGCCAGATGCCCCATCAGGGCAAACTCAGCCTGCAGTGGCCCGGCGCCGTTGGCACCATCGGCTACGTGCCCCAGGCCCTGGAATTCGACCGCGGCCTGCCGATGACCGTGGACGACTTCATGGCCGCCATGTGCCAGCGCCGGCCGGCGTTTCTCGGCCTGTCCAAGCATTTCAGCAAGCCCATCGACGATGCGCTCGCCCGTGTCGGCATGCTGGAGAAGCGCAAACGGCGCATGGGCGCGCTGTCCGGCGGCGAACGCCAGCGCGTGCTGCTCGCTCAGGGGTTGATTCCCGCACCGCAGTTGCTGGTGCTCGACGAACCGATGTCGGCCCTCGACGAAGCCGGCATCCAGGTGTTCGAGCGCCTGCTCGGCGATTGGCGCCGTACCGGCATGACCGTGCTGTGGATCGAGCACGACCTGGAAGCGGTCAAGCGCCTGGCCGACCGCGTCACCGGCCTGAGCCGCCGGGTACTGTTCGATGCGCCGCCTGCCGAGGCACTGACGCCGGAGCGCCTGCTCGGCCTGTTCTCCACCCATGCCCGCACCGTGGAGGCCGCCCAGCCATGA
- a CDS encoding metal ABC transporter substrate-binding protein, whose translation MPISRLFRARQLLSRLSIGVTALLLLGAASAADAKLRIGITLHPYYSYVSNIVGDKAEVVPLIPAGFNPHAYEPRAEDIKRIGSLDVVVLNGVGHDDFADRMIAASEKPDIEVIEANANVPLLAATGIAARGAGKVVNPHTFLSISASIAQVNNIARELGKLDPDNAKTYTQNARAYGKRLRKLRADALAQLTEAPNADLRVATVHAAYDYLLREFGLEVTAVVEPAHGIEPSPSQLKKTIDQLRELDVKVIFSELDFPSTYVDTIQRESGVKLYPLSHISYGEYSAEKYEKEMTDNMNTVVRAIQEAGQ comes from the coding sequence ATGCCCATTTCCCGCCTTTTCCGCGCACGCCAGTTGCTGTCACGCCTGAGCATCGGCGTGACCGCCCTGCTGCTGCTCGGCGCCGCCAGCGCCGCCGACGCCAAGCTGCGCATCGGCATCACCCTGCACCCCTACTACAGTTACGTGAGCAACATCGTCGGCGACAAGGCCGAGGTGGTTCCGCTGATTCCGGCCGGCTTCAACCCCCACGCCTACGAGCCGCGGGCCGAGGACATCAAGCGCATCGGCTCGCTGGACGTGGTGGTGCTCAACGGCGTGGGCCATGACGACTTCGCCGACCGCATGATCGCCGCCAGCGAGAAGCCGGATATCGAAGTCATCGAAGCCAACGCCAACGTGCCCTTGCTGGCGGCTACCGGCATCGCCGCCCGCGGCGCCGGCAAGGTGGTCAACCCGCATACCTTCCTGTCGATCAGCGCCTCCATCGCCCAGGTCAACAACATCGCCCGCGAACTCGGCAAACTCGACCCGGACAACGCCAAGACCTATACCCAGAACGCCCGCGCCTATGGCAAGCGCCTGCGCAAGCTGCGCGCCGATGCCCTCGCCCAGCTCACCGAAGCGCCCAACGCCGACCTGCGGGTGGCCACCGTGCACGCCGCCTACGACTACCTGCTGCGTGAGTTCGGCCTGGAAGTCACCGCGGTGGTGGAACCGGCCCATGGCATCGAGCCGAGCCCGAGCCAGCTGAAAAAGACCATCGATCAGCTGCGCGAGCTAGACGTGAAAGTGATCTTTTCCGAGCTGGACTTCCCGTCCACCTACGTCGACACCATCCAGCGCGAGTCGGGCGTGAAACTCTACCCGCTGTCGCACATTTCCTACGGCGAATACAGCGCCGAGAAGTACGAGAAGGAAATGACGGACAACATGAACACCGTGGTGCGCGCCATCCAGGAAGCCGGGCAATGA
- a CDS encoding DUF6162 family protein, whose protein sequence is MTVQVVRPAGAGHETLYVLVLCLVIVLAAGSVVAWHGETDSDTAIASHQIDARRDLTAAEQGIYADLRVAADEIRIRRDEEQALLSPAELADEGFPPFVADASATSRGSHQWQLLPGDGAAYFGASQALDVAGSMLMRLDAEHEQADVWLNRTSTSAPSDLDAQSLVAAGWQQIASQYDAGVTRQHRH, encoded by the coding sequence ATGACAGTTCAGGTCGTACGGCCGGCCGGTGCCGGCCATGAAACCCTCTACGTGCTCGTTCTTTGCCTGGTCATCGTGCTGGCGGCCGGCTCGGTGGTCGCCTGGCATGGTGAAACCGACAGCGATACCGCCATTGCCAGCCACCAGATCGACGCCCGCCGCGACCTGACGGCGGCCGAACAGGGCATCTACGCCGACCTGCGGGTGGCCGCCGACGAGATCCGCATCCGCCGCGACGAAGAGCAGGCGCTGCTGAGCCCCGCCGAGCTGGCCGACGAAGGCTTCCCGCCATTCGTCGCCGATGCCAGCGCCACCAGCCGCGGCAGCCACCAGTGGCAGTTGCTGCCCGGTGACGGGGCCGCCTACTTCGGCGCCAGCCAGGCGCTGGACGTCGCCGGCTCCATGCTCATGCGCCTCGACGCCGAGCACGAGCAGGCCGATGTCTGGCTCAACCGCACCAGCACCAGCGCGCCTTCCGATCTGGATGCGCAAAGCCTGGTCGCTGCCGGCTGGCAGCAGATCGCCTCCCAGTACGACGCAGGTGTGACCCGGCAACATCGCCACTGA
- a CDS encoding thiamine pyrophosphate-binding protein has protein sequence MSKAMAVQPASPLSRFWYKWRFHINILLVLIPLGFMPKYFADVALFRGTSGLGERMVGEVPVGPWSITLAEFRAAPPELDGPAGYMKTFTGALCKECIGQVKATYLRIGKPRSLRAAGGIFFGSAYRMGATVPLPTRTKPDAELWITMEGWDGSVHQAAVPLEQASPSTVAWLQKQQGGKP, from the coding sequence ATGAGCAAGGCCATGGCAGTACAACCCGCCTCGCCGCTGAGCCGCTTCTGGTACAAGTGGCGCTTCCACATCAACATCCTGCTGGTGCTCATTCCCCTGGGGTTCATGCCCAAGTACTTCGCCGACGTCGCGCTGTTCCGTGGCACCAGCGGCCTGGGCGAGCGCATGGTCGGCGAAGTGCCGGTCGGCCCCTGGTCGATCACCCTGGCGGAATTCCGCGCCGCGCCGCCGGAACTCGACGGCCCGGCCGGCTACATGAAGACCTTCACCGGCGCGCTGTGCAAGGAATGCATCGGCCAGGTAAAGGCCACCTACCTGCGCATCGGCAAGCCGCGCAGCCTGCGCGCCGCCGGTGGTATCTTCTTTGGCAGCGCCTACCGCATGGGCGCCACCGTGCCGCTGCCGACCCGCACCAAACCCGACGCCGAACTGTGGATCACCATGGAGGGCTGGGACGGTTCCGTGCACCAGGCCGCCGTACCACTCGAACAGGCATCCCCATCCACGGTCGCGTGGCTGCAGAAACAACAAGGAGGCAAACCATGA